Proteins encoded by one window of Manis pentadactyla isolate mManPen7 chromosome X, mManPen7.hap1, whole genome shotgun sequence:
- the LOC118930130 gene encoding ferritin heavy chain-like, which yields MPTAPPWQVHQNYDPDCEAAVNRHIDLELHASNVYLSMAFYCERDDVALERFAQFFLRQSGGEREQAERLMHLQNQRGGRLHLRDVRKPDSNDWESGLRAVEGALVLQKRVNQSLLDLHRLAAAEGDAHLCEFLHRHHLHHQVEAVRELEDHLASLHRMEAPEASSAENLFDKLTLGDSDKN from the coding sequence ATGCCCACCGCGCCGCCATGGCAGGTGCACCAGAACTACGACCCCGACTGTGAAGCCGCTGTCAACAGGCACATCGACCTGGAGCTGCACGCCTCCAACGTGTACCTGTCCATGGCCTTCTACTGCGAGCGCGACGACGTGGCCTTGGAGCGCTTCGCCCAGTTCTTCCTGCGCCAGTCCggtggggagagggagcaggCCGAGAGGCTGATGCACCTGCAGAACCAGCGCGGGGGCCGCCTGCACCTCCGTGACGTAAGGAAGCCCGACAGCAACGACTGGGAGAGCGGCCTGCGGGCCGTGGAGGGCGCCTTGGTCCTGCAGAAGCGCGTGAACCAGAGCCTGCTAGATCTGCACCGCCTGGCCGCCGCGGAGGGAGACGCGCACCTATGTGAGTTCCTGCACCGTCACCACCTGCACCACCAGGTCGAGGCTGTCAGAGAGCTGGAGGACCATCTCGCCAGCCTGCACAGGATGGAGGCCCCGGAAGCCAGCTCTGCAGAGAACCTCTTTGACAAGCTCACCCTGGGCGACAGCGACAAGAACTGA